The DNA region ACCGTCAACGCCCGGCTTTCCGTCGCCGCCTTTAATAGTCGCTCCGTCTCTGCCGTCTTTGCCGTTAATTCCGACACTGTCCGCTTTCAGGTTCTTATCCAGACCAACAATCATTTCACCGTTACTGTTTACCATGGTCTTGATATTGGAGGCATCATACTCCGTATCAGCCTTCACACCAGTTCCTTTGATGGTCATGGTCTCATTCAGTTTTTTAGCTACAATGCCGGTATTTCCTGCGAACTTGAGCCCGTCATCCAGTGTGGCTACATCATGCTTCTTGCCGTTCTTTTCTTCAATGATGAGACGGGTGATATTCGTGCCGTCAACGCCCGGCTTTCCATCGCCGCCCTTAATGGTGAGTCCGTTAGCGCCGTCCTTACCGTTCAGACCAATGGAGCCGTCTTTGCCATTGATCACTACCGCAGAGCCGTCTTTCCCGTTGACTCCGATGGAGCCGTCTTTGCCGTCAGCACCTTTCTTACCGAGCACCAAGTCATCATTTACATTGACTTTGTACGGATTGGCAACGGTGCCTTCGCCTTCGACGGTGGTATTCTTACCGTCTTTCAGGATTGTCTTTCCCGCCGCGACAGCATCTTTCAGCTGGCCGAAGTTGACTGCGTCACTGTTCACTGTGCCGTTAGCCACGTTGGTAATCTTCTGGCCGTTCGCGTTGAGACCGTCTTTGTTGACATAGGTCTTTCCGTTGATGGTCAGGCTGCCGTCCGGTCCCAGGTTGATATTTTTCGCCAGACGGACTTTCAGGTTGTTGCTGCCGTCAGATACCACGCCGATATTGTCATCTGTCGTCAGCTTGCTTTCGTCTCTAATGCCGCCGACTACATTCACCTGTTCGTTCAGTTTCTTCTTGATGACCGCCCCTGTATCACCGCCGTACTTCATGCCGTCGTCTAAGGTGGCAATATCATGCTGCTTGCCGTTCTTTTCTTCGATGATGAGACGGGTGATATTGGTGCCGTCAACGCCCGGCTTTCCATCGCCGCCCTTAATGGTGAGTCCGTTAGCGCCGTCCTTACCGTTCAGACCAATGGAGCCGTCTTTGCCGTTGATCACTACAGCAGAGCCGTCTTTGCCGTTGATTCCGATGGAGCCGTCTTTGCCGTCAGCGCCTTTCCTGCCGAGTACCAGATCGTCATTTACATTGACTTTATACGGATTGGCAACGGTGCCTTCGCCTTCGACGGTGGTATTCTTACCGTCTTTCAGGATCGTCTTTCCTGCCGCGACAGCATCTTTCAGCTGGCCGAAGTTGACTGCGTCACTGTTCACTGTGCCGTCAGCTACATTGGTAATCTTCTGGCCGTTCGCGTTGAGACCGTCTTTATTGACATAGGTCTTTCCGTTAATGGTCAGGCTGCCGTCCGGTCCCAGGTTGACATCTTTCTTCAGCTTCACGTTGAGCTTCGTTCCATCAGATACAACGCCGATATTGTCATCTGTCAGGTCTGCCGAGGCGCCGCCCTTGATTTCCAGTTTTTCTCCCAGCTTTTTGTTAATATCCGCGCCGGAGTCTCCGCCGAAGTTCAAGCCTTTGCCAATGGTGTTATTGATGTTTGTAATATTTGTCTTATTGGTCTTCACGCCGTCGCTGACTGTTTTCAGCTGGTCTTCTGTTGCCGCCTGTCCATGTACGACTGTCGGGTTGTCAATATCCCATGTGCGGTTGGTCAGTTCATTCACTGTGCCGGCGCCTGTCACTTTGACTGTGCCTGCCTGGATGTCCCCTGTCGTTCCGTCGATGGTGACCTTGCTGCCCGCCGTAATCTTTCCGCTGGTTCCGTCTACGACGATTTTCTTGTCAGCCGTGCCGAGGGTTACTTTATCACCCAGTCCGACGGTGTATTCTTTTCCGCCTGTCTCTGTACTGAGCCCTTCCGTAACGGTTACATTGGCATCTTTCGCTTTGACGGTCGTCGCTTTTGCCGTACCGCCGATGGCCGCGTTCAGCTGATCCACATTGACGGCATCTGTCCCGGCCGTACCTTTCTCTACGTTGGTGATCTTCTGGTTGTTCGCGTTGAGACCGTTTTTGTTGATATAGGTCTTTCCGTTGATGGTCAGGCTGCCGTCAGCACCCAGATTGACATCTTTCTTCAGCTTCACATTGAGCTTTGCTCCGTCAGATACGACGCCGATATTTCCATCTGTCAGGTCTGCCGAGGCACCGCCCTTGATTTCCAGCTTTTCTCCCAGCTTTTTGTTAATATCTGCGCCCGAGTCTCCGCCGAAGTTCAGGCCTTTGGCAATGGTGTTATTGATGTTTGTAATATTTGTTGTATTCGTATTCTGCTGCGCTTTGGATGCGATATCTGTCAAGGTAACCTGTTTCCTGTCGTCTTTTTCGTTCGCTACGGTCAGCACCATATTTCCGCTGCTGTCCGCTTTGTACTTGCCCTGGCTTCCCGCTTCCGGATTTGCTACCAGATGGTAATCTTCCTTTGCCACCTCGGTGAATATTTTGCTCAGGTCCACATTGACTTTGCCCGTATCATTCCGTTCCAGTGTCAGGGTTTTGCCGTCATTGGAAACACTGCCTGTTGTGACATAATTGTTTTTGAGTCCCGTTATATTGGCAGTCAGGTTGTTCGTACCGGTCAACGCAGCCGTGCCGTCGCCGTTTGTCTGGTAATTTGCGGTACCGCCTGTCACATACTTGTCTTTTGCTTCGACAATACGGTTGATATCGCCGATATTAGCCGCGTTCGTTATCGTATCTCCGCCGCTGGCTACGTTCGTGATCTGCTTGTTCCCTGCGTTGATGCCGGTGTTGTTGATCTTTACGTTACCTATGGTCAGGCTGCCGTTCGAACCGAGATCCACATCTTTTTTCAAGTTGTATTTTACAGCCGTTACCTTTCCGGACGCATCTTTTGTCACGGAAGCCGTTGTATTTGTTCCATCGGCAAAGTTGACTTTACTGCCGTTCTTTACCTCATTCACATCGCTGTAGTTCTCCTGTACCGTCCAGGAAACACTGCCTGCCGCATTGGCTGCCGCCGCTTTCAGCTGGGCCACATTGACGGCATCGGAATCATCCGTGCCGGCCGCCACATTGATGATCTGGCGTTTTACCGTATCCGAGCCGACACTGACGGCACCTGTCGTTCCTTTTGTCGCATTAATGGCATTTACCTGCGCTGCGCCGGCACCAGCAGGAATATACGGATTGGTCGTTCTTACATCCCCTGTCGCAGACCCGCCGGCATGGCGGTTGGAAATACTGTTCGCGCCGAGCGCCACGCCGCCGTCCACTTCGGAATTGGCATTAGATCCCAGAACGGTAGAATACTCCCTGGAAGCCTTCGCCGCCGAACCCATGACGGAGGAATACTGGCTTGTCCCCGTCGCTGTCGCCCCGACACCGATAGCGATGACATGAGCCTGATTGCCATCATCCGCCTTCGCATCCTTGCCGATTACAATAGAGGATATGCCTTTGGCGGAGGCATTCAGGCCGATAGCTACGCCGCCGGCATTCGTGGAAGAGTCCACACTTGCTTTCTTGCCCAAAGCGATGCTGCCTTCATTACCGCCGGCGCTGCTTTCTGTACCGATAGCCAGTCCGCTGTCATCACCGGAGCTCAATACTTTAGCCTTGTAACCGATGGCAGTCCCTTTCTGGGCACCGTCTACGGAACTTTCCGTACCGATAGCTATACCGCTCTCTGTGGATGAGGCCGTCACCTGTGCCTGCCGCCCGAAAGCAATACCGCTGCCTTCCACACGGCTTCCTGTACCGATAGCCGCCGCATCGGCAGCCGCACCGATACCGATAGACGCGCTGTTGCCGATAGCGATACCGTATCCGTTGACGGTATTTGCGGAAGCATTTTTACCGATGACAACATGGCCGGCGCCGTCTTTGACGGACGCGCTGCTGCCGAAAGCAATATTACCGTCACCGGCGGCGCTTTCAACCTTTGCCTTATGGCCGATGGCCGTATTGCCTTTTCTACCGGCTGCCTCGGCACCAGCACCTACGGCTATAGAGCTTTCCCCTTTTGCCTTTGCCGATCCACCTACTGCCGTACCATAGCTGCCTGCCGCCTGTGCATAGTAACCAAGAGCAACGGAACTGGTACCGCTGGCAGTCGTCACATACCCCAAAGAGGTCGCGCTGTCGCCGGACGCTGTTCCTCCCACGGCAACTGTTGATTTATTCATTGCCTGCGCATTATTACCGATACTTACCGCATTTGTTCCTTTCGCATTCGCGTTCGTACCGATGGATAATGCGGAACCGTCAGTCAGCCCCGGGGCAGTCGGATTTCCCTCTGCCGCCGCATTATAGCCTACGGCAATATCATAATTTTTCTTAGCCTTTGCTTTATTTCCCAAAGCAGTCCCCGAGGTTCCGTCGGCCAAAGATTCATTACCGACGGCCACAGCACCTTCTTCCTTAGCCAAAGCGGTCCTGCCCATGGCAATGGAATTCTTTCCTTTGCTCCGTGCCAAAGGCCCGATCGCCGTGCTGGCATCGCCTTCCGCCAAAGCATTGAGCCCCATGGCCATGGAAGCGTCACCGGCGGCCTGGCTCATCGCGCCGATTGCTACAGATGCGGTACCGATGGAAGCAGTCTTGACATAGCAAGGTTTATCTCCCAAGGCGGCCGAACCAAGCGTCGCATCATTGGGCGCCTTATTATTCAGATTTTCATTATCCTCCAGCCCCGGCAGAAGGGATTGCAGTCTTGTACGATCCAGCTCGATATCATCGGTGCCGATCGCCACGGAAGAGTTGCCGATCGCCCTTGTGTCCGCGCCGACAGCCACCGCCTGCGATCCGTAAGCCTTTGCCACGCTGCCGATAGCCACGCTCTGTCCGTCAGGTTTTTCCACCGTGCCTGTAGTATGATCCACATTTTTGACCCTTATATTCGTCTCCGCGCCGGAACCGATTGCCACATCACCCCGAGTTCCGTAAGTATTGCTGTTGCTGCCGATCGCCACCTGTCCGGAACCGGGCAGCTGATGATACTTGGACTTGACCGTAGCCGCCCTGTAGCCCACAGCGATATCTTCATCAGACTGTACGCTGGATTCCATACCGACAGCAACCGCGTTATTGACGGACCGTGTCGATGTCAGCTTGGTAATCCGTTTCACATCACCGGTCAGGCTGACAGAATCTTCATTCCGTTTTTTCTCCAAATCGCCGGCTTTGGCGGAAGTACCAAGAGCGATGGAATTATTGCCGCTTGCCATGGCATTATCGCCGATGGCCATGACGCCTTTTTTATCCAGCTGCTCATCAGTCCCGGTCACAAGCGGATTTGTGCTTGTCGCATTTTCCAAGGTCAACGCGCTGGCTTCACGGCCGATAGACAGCGAACCGGCGCCTTCCGCATGGGCATTGTTGCCGATGGCCGTAGTCCTCACATCATTAGCCGTTGCCGCATTGCCGATAGCAACAGAAGACGGTCCGTTGCCGATGCTGTCATTCCCTACTGAAACGGAAGAACCGCCGCTGGCTTTAGCCGAATTGCCCACTGCTACCCCATTTTTGGACAGAATGGTCGGTATACGGGGATCCTTATCGTCTGCCGTTCCCGATTCCGCATTGTTGCCGATAGCTACACCGTCCTGCGCGTATCCTTTGGCACCTGCGCCTGCCGCGATACTGTTCGCGCCTTTCGCGTTCGCCTGTCTGCCGATAGCAAGGCTCTGTAACCCCTTAGCTGTGGCTTTATACCCCATAGCCAAAGCATATTCTTCCTCTGCGTCCGCCTCTGTGCCCTGGGCGATTGAATGTTTCTTCATCGCTTTTGCACTATACCCGTAAGCAATGCTGGAATCGCCGGAAGCTGTCGCGCCGGTTCCTGCATGGATCAGTCCCGGCGCCGCATCCGCATCAGCAGGAAGCATACAGCCCGCAATCACCATGGCGCACAAAAGCGCGCGAAGCGGACGGATTCCCGTCACAGAGGCTTTATTATCTCTGCCGACCCTCTTCGTGATTTCCGAAACGACTATGTAGCAATTCTTCACCCTGCTCCATATGACCTTGTGTACTTGATTCATAACTTTAATCCCATCCTTTCTCTATTGCAAAAATGTTTTCTCCGATGTATAAAACGCCAACCGTTTTTATTCCTGTTTTCTTTACGATACTTTCTGCCGGAGAAACTGCCTGCGCATGTTTTCCCTGAAACCGCAGCATTGGGCTGTCTCTTTATCCTCTGCCCTGTTTTGTGCATCAGGAAATCATGCTCCCGCAGCAAACACGAAAATCATTTTACCCCATGCCTTAAATTTTTTCAACCGTAAATTTTACAAATATAAAATATCCAGTATTTATACGGTTTTCTTATTGTTTATAAATTGACCCTAAGACGGTTTATCTTTATTTTCTCCAAGATCCAGCCATCTGCGGATTCCTTCATCTTACAGACACCGCTTTATGCCTGCCTCTGAAAAACAACCTCGTCAAATCCTGCATTCCTGTAAAAATACGGGAAACTCCACTCGGGCAGGATATTTCCCTAAAAGTCCGTAACCTTCTTCATGACCGCCTCCATTTTCCATCATGCCTCTTCACGCCGGTACCGCTCCGGTTCGAAATTTCTCTCCCCGAAT from Dialister invisus DSM 15470 includes:
- a CDS encoding ESPR-type extended signal peptide-containing protein, with the translated sequence MNQVHKVIWSRVKNCYIVVSEITKRVGRDNKASVTGIRPLRALLCAMVIAGCMLPADADAAPGLIHAGTGATASGDSSIAYGYSAKAMKKHSIAQGTEADAEEEYALAMGYKATAKGLQSLAIGRQANAKGANSIAAGAGAKGYAQDGVAIGNNAESGTADDKDPRIPTILSKNGVAVGNSAKASGGSSVSVGNDSIGNGPSSVAIGNAATANDVRTTAIGNNAHAEGAGSLSIGREASALTLENATSTNPLVTGTDEQLDKKGVMAIGDNAMASGNNSIALGTSAKAGDLEKKRNEDSVSLTGDVKRITKLTSTRSVNNAVAVGMESSVQSDEDIAVGYRAATVKSKYHQLPGSGQVAIGSNSNTYGTRGDVAIGSGAETNIRVKNVDHTTGTVEKPDGQSVAIGSVAKAYGSQAVAVGADTRAIGNSSVAIGTDDIELDRTRLQSLLPGLEDNENLNNKAPNDATLGSAALGDKPCYVKTASIGTASVAIGAMSQAAGDASMAMGLNALAEGDASTAIGPLARSKGKNSIAMGRTALAKEEGAVAVGNESLADGTSGTALGNKAKAKKNYDIAVGYNAAAEGNPTAPGLTDGSALSIGTNANAKGTNAVSIGNNAQAMNKSTVAVGGTASGDSATSLGYVTTASGTSSVALGYYAQAAGSYGTAVGGSAKAKGESSIAVGAGAEAAGRKGNTAIGHKAKVESAAGDGNIAFGSSASVKDGAGHVVIGKNASANTVNGYGIAIGNSASIGIGAAADAAAIGTGSRVEGSGIAFGRQAQVTASSTESGIAIGTESSVDGAQKGTAIGYKAKVLSSGDDSGLAIGTESSAGGNEGSIALGKKASVDSSTNAGGVAIGLNASAKGISSIVIGKDAKADDGNQAHVIAIGVGATATGTSQYSSVMGSAAKASREYSTVLGSNANSEVDGGVALGANSISNRHAGGSATGDVRTTNPYIPAGAGAAQVNAINATKGTTGAVSVGSDTVKRQIINVAAGTDDSDAVNVAQLKAAAANAAGSVSWTVQENYSDVNEVKNGSKVNFADGTNTTASVTKDASGKVTAVKYNLKKDVDLGSNGSLTIGNVKINNTGINAGNKQITNVASGGDTITNAANIGDINRIVEAKDKYVTGGTANYQTNGDGTAALTGTNNLTANITGLKNNYVTTGSVSNDGKTLTLERNDTGKVNVDLSKIFTEVAKEDYHLVANPEAGSQGKYKADSSGNMVLTVANEKDDRKQVTLTDIASKAQQNTNTTNITNINNTIAKGLNFGGDSGADINKKLGEKLEIKGGASADLTDGNIGVVSDGAKLNVKLKKDVNLGADGSLTINGKTYINKNGLNANNQKITNVEKGTAGTDAVNVDQLNAAIGGTAKATTVKAKDANVTVTEGLSTETGGKEYTVGLGDKVTLGTADKKIVVDGTSGKITAGSKVTIDGTTGDIQAGTVKVTGAGTVNELTNRTWDIDNPTVVHGQAATEDQLKTVSDGVKTNKTNITNINNTIGKGLNFGGDSGADINKKLGEKLEIKGGASADLTDDNIGVVSDGTKLNVKLKKDVNLGPDGSLTINGKTYVNKDGLNANGQKITNVADGTVNSDAVNFGQLKDAVAAGKTILKDGKNTTVEGEGTVANPYKVNVNDDLVLGRKGADGKDGSIGINGKDGSAVVINGKDGSIGLNGKDGANGLTIKGGDGKPGVDGTNITRLIIEEKNGKQHDIATLDDGMKYGGDTGAVIKKKLNEQVNVVGGIRDESKLTTDDNIGVVSDGSNNLKVRLAKNINLGPDGSLTINGKTYVNKDGLNANGQKITNVANGTVNSDAVNFGQLKDAVAAGKTILKDGKNTTVEGEGTVANPYKVNVNDDLVLGKKGADGKDGSIGVNGKDGSAVVINGKDGSIGLNGKDGANGLTIKGGDGKPGVDGTNITRLIIEEKNGKKHDVATLDDGLKFAGNTGIVAKKLNETMTIKGTGVKADTEYDASNIKTMVNSNGEMIVGLDKNLKADSVGINGKDGRDGATIKGGDGKPGVDGTNITRLIIEEKNGKQHDIATLDDGMKYGGDTGAVIKKKLNGQVNVVGGISDEGKLTTDDNIGVVSDGRNNLKVRLAKNINLGPDGSLTINGKTYVNKDGLNANGQKITNVADGTVNSDAVNFGQLKNQGSEIVNKGFGIKAEDGNEVKKKLGETVDVVGDGKNISTRVEGGRVKVALKDDISLNSVTTGRTKMDTNGLTIQDGSGNTAVTVDKDGLKIKDGPSVTKSGIDAGGKKITNVAAGEADTDAVNVSQLKKAAASATTKVADGKNTTVTSGDNADGSKTYRVNLNDDITLGTDPSKQISIKGTEGTIKAGQVTVNGTAGTVNGLTNKTWDPNNITSGQAATEDQLKVVSGQAGRHSSVTAGSNISVTTGTNANGGTDYKVSVVDTPTFKTVTTGNTVMSSSGLTIKNGPSITQTGVDAGGKRITNVAAGKADTDAVNVGQLKQIGGAINKVDNRINRVGAGAAALAALHPLDFDPDDKWDFTLGYGNYKDAHSLALGAFYRPNEDTMISVGGSIGGGENMVNAGLSMKLGQGNHVSTSKVAMAKEIKDLRAELENVKGALLKVADGRPLDSMDMDKMQLFPDVPENHWAYDYVATLAGNGVIVGYPDGQFGGDRMMTRYEMAALIYRAMQNGAAADDRMARALKEFEPELERIRVDTISKHKDGTPDIQRVRVIKGRG